From the genome of Bacteroidota bacterium:
TCTAAAATATATTTTGAGGCGACTAAGCCTAAACCAATATTTTGATTTTCAAGAAGGTCGTGCTGTGGATTTTTTTTGTTAAATGCCTCGATAAAATCTTGATCGAAACCTACGCCTTCATCAGTAAAATCGATTGTGATTTTGTAGTCTTCTATTTTAGCTTTAATGCATATTTCGCCTCCTTCGGGTGAATGTTGTATTGCATTTTCAAGAATAATATCAAAACACCTTGTTGTTAATTCATCGTCAACAGAGAATTTTAATTCGTCTGATTGAAGTAGAACATTTAGATTAATATTTTTCTTCTCAATTTCGGGTTGTATTTTTGAAACAGCTTGATTAACAACTTGGCTAATATAGGTTGGAACAATTTTTACATTATATTTATCGGCACTTAAAGAAGTGATTAACAGGGCTGTTTCGGAGAATTTGATAAGTTTGTCTGATGATTCTTGAACTATTTTCATGTAAGTTTTATGCTCCTCATTTTCTAATGCCTCCATCAAAAGTGCACTATAACCTACTATTCCGGTAAGCGGTGTACGTATTTGGTGGCTTATGATATTTAGAAAATTACTTTTTGCATTGTCGAGCAACAAAAGCTTGCTGTTGGCTTCAACTAATTGATTTGTACGCTCTTCAACCCTTTGTTCGAGCATATCGTTTAGTTTAACAAGTTCTCTGCGATGATCTATTAATTTTAGTTGGGTATTTACACGAGCCAGAAGTTCTAAAGGATTGAATGGCTTGGTAATATAATCTTGTCCACCCAATTCAAATCCTCTTACTATGTTTTCTTTTTCAACTTTAGCAGTTAAAAAAACTATGGATATATCTTTAGTTTTCGGATTTTGTTTTAGGATTTTGCAAACTTCGAAACCGTCCATTTCAGGCATCATTATGTCTAACAAAATAAGATCAACTTGTTGTGTTTCAATTAATGATAGTGCTTGTTTTCCGCTTGAAGCAAATGCAATTTGGTAAGATTCGTTTCTTAATATGCTTCCTAAAACTTGAATATTAGTTGGGACATCGTCAACTATTAAAATTTTGAAATTTTTGTTTTCCATTTTATCATTTATTTCAATTCAAAAATATTTGTAAAGATAACCGATTTTTTCAAATTTTCATGTTGCCAGCTTTTAATAATTCGTTGAACTTTAATTATATTTTTTGCCTGATTTTAAATTTTCAACCATCAAATTATAATTTTTTAATGTGGCAGAAAGGTTAGGAATATCAAAGTTTTTAGAAGCAAGAATAATTTCTTCTCCGTATAATTGCAGGTTTGGAATTGAATGATTCACCCCTAATAATCTAACCTTATTGCCAAAATCTTCTATTTCATTAATCAGATGACTATTTCTAACTTCTTTCCATTCCTCTTTGATTGTGGTTTCTAATTCGATTATAACTTTTGATAAATCTAAAGGCGAGCTTTCAATTTTTATGGTTTTCTTTTTTTCTGAAGGAGATATAATTTTCCGTGGTTTGGCAGAATTCTTAAGATATTTCAGAAATTCTCCTACGAGTTTCGCTTTGTTCAGAGGTTTAATAAGGACTGAATTAAAGTAATTGAGGTAGAAGTCGTTGTCGCTTCCTAATTCATCTTCAGATTCTAAAATACCTATTATTGGAGTATCTTCACTTAGTTTTTCATTTTTAATATTTCTGACAGTTTCGATATCGCTAAGCCCTTTTAAATTTCTACTAATCATTATTAAATCAGGCTTTCGCATTCTTGTTGTGTAAACTGCATCGTATCCATCGTCCATCTCAATGAATTGTAGGTTTGTGTTAGCAAAAAAGTCTTTTATCAGAGTGCAATTCAAATGATTGCTATCTAAAAGGAGAATTTTTGCATTGTCGAACTCAATATTGTTAAAATCAAATTCAGAAACGTTTGTGTCAATATCTTGATTATCTGCTATTTTAATATTTTTAAGCACAATTCTAAATGCCCTGCCTCTGTTTTTATAATCAGAAACAGTAATTGTACCGTTCATTATTTTTGCCAGTTGAAACGAAAATGCTAATTCCAAAATACTTGAATTCAATTCGCAAGTTTTCGATAATTCACTAATTTCAGTACTACTATTGAATATTTTCCTGATATATTCTTGAGGAATACTTTGAAAATTTTCTTCAATTTTGACAATAAGGTCAACAGTATTTTCTACAATATCGCTCAAAACATACGATATTAGTACACTTACTTCTCCTCTTTTTGTATATTGTAGAATGCTCCTTAGTATGCTACTTATTATTTGTCTCAATCGTTTTTCATCGAAATACAAAAGTTTTGGCATGTTTTTATCTGTCTGAAAATTGAATCTAATATCGTCTTTTTTGGAAAATAGGTTGGAAAAAATATCCTTTACTTTTGTTGAAAAAGAAAATACATCAACTATTGAAATAAAAATTTCAATTTGACTATCATAAATACTCGATAAATCGTTAACGTCATTTATGTGTTCGAGCAAGTATTTACTATTATTATCAATTGAATCGAGATAAAATTTTTGTTTTTCGCTAAAATCATGAGTTAATAGCGATTTTGAATAATTGTGGATTAATTTAATTGGGTTTTTTAAGTTTTGAATCATGGTATTGAAATAAATATCTTTCGATTTATTTCCAAATTTTACCCTTTCAATGGCTTTTATTAATTTTTCTTCAGCCTCATACCTGTCGGTAATATCCATGAATGCCTCAATTATTGCCAGTTCTTTTTTAATTTGAATGGGTATTGCACTTTTGATAATTGGAATGCTTTTTTCTTTATTAATAATTAGTTTAGCTTCAATATTTTTTATTTCAATCGTTTTGTTTGGATCAGAAATTTTGAAAAGGTCTGACCAGTATTTTTGCAAGATGATGTTTCTGTCAGAAATTTCTAACATTTCCATGGCATTCCTATTCACCATAATTACTCTCTTGCGTTTATTCACTATTACAATTCCTACTGGAACTGATTCTAAAATATCTTCTATCATCAAATTGTTCTCGTATAGCAATTCTGAATCTTTTTTTCGCTCATCTATTATATTTTTTATTTGAATAAAAATCATCATAAATGCAGCGAATATTATCAGCAGAGCAATCCCAACAAAAATGTATCGAAAGAAGAAAAAAGCATGGATAGATTTTTTTTTAGAATCTTCAATAAGTATTATTTCTTCATTTGTTTCAAAACGTAAAAAATTAACATCGTTTCTAAAATTAGTAATAATTGGTTCAGTTTGAATTTTTATTGATGCAATAGCTTTTTCAAGCATATTTGACCTTAGTTCGTCTGTAATATTCGATTTTCGAATTAATGTACTGATAAGTTGATTTGAGGAAAATAGAATTTCTTCTAAATTTTGTTCCATTTCATCTAAAATAGAAAGAGTAGTTGAGTCTTCCGAAGCTGAAAAATGAAACTCTTCAACAATTTCATCTATTTCATATAGATTTAAGTACAAGGTATCTTTGTAAATTCCTCCTTTGCGATAAATATTAAGAATTTCAGATATTTTAGCTACAGATTGTTTTATTTTATTACCGGAATTTCTAATGTCAGAAATACTGTCAAGAATATTATATCCATTATATTCTCTTTCTATTTCTAAAAGATTCCTATTCACAGATTTTAATATATTTCTGCTGGCATATTGATTGTTTAATTCAACTGTAAGTTTTTGAGAATCGTTATAAAAAATGTTCTCAACATATATCACTAAAACCAAGGCAGCAAAGGATACTAATACTAAAATTAGG
Proteins encoded in this window:
- a CDS encoding hybrid sensor histidine kinase/response regulator, with the protein product MENKNFKILIVDDVPTNIQVLGSILRNESYQIAFASSGKQALSLIETQQVDLILLDIMMPEMDGFEVCKILKQNPKTKDISIVFLTAKVEKENIVRGFELGGQDYITKPFNPLELLARVNTQLKLIDHRRELVKLNDMLEQRVEERTNQLVEANSKLLLLDNAKSNFLNIISHQIRTPLTGIVGYSALLMEALENEEHKTYMKIVQESSDKLIKFSETALLITSLSADKYNVKIVPTYISQVVNQAVSKIQPEIEKKNINLNVLLQSDELKFSVDDELTTRCFDIILENAIQHSPEGGEICIKAKIEDYKITIDFTDEGVGFDQDFIEAFNKKNPQHDLLENQNIGLGLVASKYILEAHNANISLSNNENFGACVKLSFPYF
- a CDS encoding PAS domain-containing protein; the encoded protein is MTSILREPITKRILILVLVSFAALVLVIYVENIFYNDSQKLTVELNNQYASRNILKSVNRNLLEIEREYNGYNILDSISDIRNSGNKIKQSVAKISEILNIYRKGGIYKDTLYLNLYEIDEIVEEFHFSASEDSTTLSILDEMEQNLEEILFSSNQLISTLIRKSNITDELRSNMLEKAIASIKIQTEPIITNFRNDVNFLRFETNEEIILIEDSKKKSIHAFFFFRYIFVGIALLIIFAAFMMIFIQIKNIIDERKKDSELLYENNLMIEDILESVPVGIVIVNKRKRVIMVNRNAMEMLEISDRNIILQKYWSDLFKISDPNKTIEIKNIEAKLIINKEKSIPIIKSAIPIQIKKELAIIEAFMDITDRYEAEEKLIKAIERVKFGNKSKDIYFNTMIQNLKNPIKLIHNYSKSLLTHDFSEKQKFYLDSIDNNSKYLLEHINDVNDLSSIYDSQIEIFISIVDVFSFSTKVKDIFSNLFSKKDDIRFNFQTDKNMPKLLYFDEKRLRQIISSILRSILQYTKRGEVSVLISYVLSDIVENTVDLIVKIEENFQSIPQEYIRKIFNSSTEISELSKTCELNSSILELAFSFQLAKIMNGTITVSDYKNRGRAFRIVLKNIKIADNQDIDTNVSEFDFNNIEFDNAKILLLDSNHLNCTLIKDFFANTNLQFIEMDDGYDAVYTTRMRKPDLIMISRNLKGLSDIETVRNIKNEKLSEDTPIIGILESEDELGSDNDFYLNYFNSVLIKPLNKAKLVGEFLKYLKNSAKPRKIISPSEKKKTIKIESSPLDLSKVIIELETTIKEEWKEVRNSHLINEIEDFGNKVRLLGVNHSIPNLQLYGEEIILASKNFDIPNLSATLKNYNLMVENLKSGKKYN